One Desulfonatronovibrio hydrogenovorans DSM 9292 DNA segment encodes these proteins:
- a CDS encoding ABC transporter ATP-binding protein, which produces MNNNLYKLEKISKTFAGTSEPVHVLKDIDLTIEPGQSIAIRGASGSGKSTLLHILGTLDTPTSGRIFLGDAELTSISPEDKALLRRTRIGFIFQFHHLLPEFSTVENVSLPAILSGLDRKKAQEKALIALEQVGLADKAGQAVTTLSGGESQRVAIARAILSGPRVLLADEPTGNLDVDRGREIGELLLRLNREMAMTLVVVTHNLELASFMNLNYELKSGKLYVVNN; this is translated from the coding sequence ATGAATAACAATCTGTACAAACTGGAAAAAATTTCCAAAACCTTTGCCGGAACTTCTGAACCGGTGCATGTGCTTAAGGATATCGACCTGACCATAGAACCTGGACAGTCCATTGCCATCAGAGGGGCTTCCGGGTCGGGCAAAAGTACACTTCTGCACATCCTGGGCACTCTGGACACCCCCACTTCCGGCAGGATATTTCTGGGGGATGCCGAACTGACATCCATTTCTCCAGAGGATAAGGCCCTGCTTCGAAGGACCAGGATCGGTTTCATATTCCAGTTTCACCATCTCCTGCCTGAATTCAGCACTGTGGAAAATGTGTCCCTGCCGGCCATCCTTTCCGGGCTTGACAGGAAAAAAGCCCAGGAAAAAGCCCTGATTGCTCTGGAGCAGGTGGGGCTGGCTGACAAGGCCGGTCAGGCCGTGACCACTCTGTCCGGCGGAGAATCCCAGAGAGTGGCTATTGCCAGGGCCATTCTTTCCGGACCCAGGGTGCTTCTGGCTGACGAACCCACCGGCAACCTTGACGTGGACAGGGGCAGGGAGATAGGAGAACTATTGCTCAGACTGAACCGGGAAATGGCAATGACCCTGGTGGTGGTCACCCACAATCTTGAACTGGCTTCATTCATGAACCTAAACTATGAACTGAAATCGGGAAAACTATATGTTGTCAACAACTAG
- the bamA gene encoding outer membrane protein assembly factor BamA has protein sequence MLSTTRLLPSLFFFFLVWGLWAVSFASPAISAQKTAVLPFEINAPEDLAYLDTGLPTMLINSLRDKGLEVNDLERVKNVITREEIEYLDVSTSRRLALMLDSRYAVYGSFSQVEEYISLDVRLVDGFGEKETVPFYIVKEGVINILPAVEELAQRIYNELLQEDRIASINIQGINILDPDVVLLRLGMQEGDIFEPEMLNQELRRIFDLGYFDDVHLEVSDTPQGKEVTIIVDEKPLIQNINIQGADKVKEKDIREALTTRTGTVVNPRIISEDLGRIRELYRGKGYYNATVDYNVTSIDDRTANLNVRIEEGNRLFVRGIEIQGAESISQRQLRKEMALKRRGMFSWLTGRGILREELLDRDAAAIEAHYANQGFIDARVGQPVVNYEEDGIYLVFHVEEGPRYKAGTVDFRGDLLVSVEELLEVTRVDDLGREGKYFDRSAMHGDIQNLADFYTDFGYAFAEADVDMDVDTENRVVNVTYILDKSDKIYIRRVRIEGNDKTRDNVIRREMRLSDGDLFSGTALRRSNERLNRLDYFETVEIEPVPTESDEELDLVVRVAEQPTGILSAGAGYSSYDRVFFTGMIQQRNLFGKGYSLGFSGSFGRRTTSYDLSFWNPYFRDSNLGLGGDLYWIDDEYFTYDKKTRGGRVRFSYPLGEYTNLYWHYRLDKSTIDNLSRNVHRDIRELKGDRWASSVYVAASRDTTDRRMNPSRGTINTLSVEHAGGIIGGDDNFVKYIYKSDYYRPLFWRTVFHWRGQAGYIMKNTSEKIPNYELFALGGINSVRGYSARKIAPRYEDNEVKGGDKHFFTNFELIFPLNEDIGLMGLVFFDAGEVWDVGERVDFDLYKSVGTGIRWYSPLGPIRVEYGYGLDRLDGKRHSRVEFSVGQIF, from the coding sequence ATGTTGTCAACAACTAGGCTCTTGCCGTCTTTATTTTTTTTCTTCCTGGTGTGGGGGCTTTGGGCGGTTTCCTTTGCCAGTCCGGCCATTTCCGCCCAGAAAACCGCTGTTTTGCCCTTTGAGATCAACGCCCCGGAAGACCTGGCCTACCTTGATACCGGACTGCCCACCATGCTCATCAACTCCCTCCGGGACAAAGGGCTGGAAGTAAACGACCTGGAAAGGGTCAAAAATGTCATCACCAGAGAAGAGATCGAATATCTTGATGTATCAACCTCCAGAAGACTGGCCCTGATGCTGGACAGCAGATATGCTGTCTACGGAAGCTTCAGCCAGGTGGAGGAATACATAAGCCTAGACGTCCGACTGGTGGACGGATTCGGTGAAAAAGAAACCGTTCCCTTTTACATAGTCAAGGAAGGGGTCATCAATATCCTGCCTGCAGTGGAAGAACTGGCCCAGAGAATATACAATGAACTCCTGCAGGAGGACCGCATCGCCAGCATCAACATCCAGGGAATCAACATCCTGGATCCCGACGTGGTTCTGCTCCGCCTGGGGATGCAGGAAGGGGACATCTTTGAGCCGGAAATGCTTAACCAGGAACTAAGAAGGATTTTTGATCTGGGCTACTTCGACGACGTCCACCTGGAAGTAAGTGATACTCCCCAGGGCAAGGAAGTGACCATCATCGTGGATGAAAAGCCGCTGATTCAGAACATCAACATCCAGGGAGCAGACAAGGTCAAGGAAAAAGACATCCGGGAAGCCCTGACCACCAGGACCGGAACCGTTGTCAACCCAAGGATCATCAGCGAGGACCTGGGCCGGATCAGGGAACTGTACCGGGGCAAGGGCTATTACAACGCCACTGTGGATTACAATGTCACTTCCATAGATGACCGCACTGCCAACTTAAATGTCCGCATTGAAGAGGGCAACCGACTCTTTGTCCGGGGGATCGAGATCCAGGGGGCGGAAAGCATCAGTCAAAGGCAGCTGCGCAAAGAAATGGCCCTGAAAAGAAGGGGCATGTTTTCCTGGCTCACCGGCCGGGGCATCCTCAGGGAAGAGCTTTTGGACCGGGACGCTGCAGCCATTGAAGCCCACTACGCCAACCAGGGTTTCATTGACGCCCGGGTGGGCCAGCCTGTGGTCAACTATGAGGAGGACGGGATCTATCTTGTTTTTCACGTGGAAGAAGGACCCAGGTACAAAGCCGGGACAGTGGACTTCCGCGGCGACCTTTTGGTCAGCGTGGAAGAGCTGCTGGAAGTAACCAGGGTGGACGATCTGGGCAGAGAAGGAAAGTATTTTGACCGGTCAGCCATGCATGGCGACATCCAGAACCTGGCTGATTTCTACACTGACTTTGGCTACGCCTTTGCTGAAGCAGACGTGGATATGGATGTGGACACGGAAAATCGGGTGGTCAATGTGACCTACATCCTGGACAAGAGTGACAAAATCTATATCCGCAGGGTCCGCATCGAAGGCAACGACAAGACCAGGGACAATGTTATTCGAAGGGAGATGAGGCTATCCGACGGCGACCTGTTCAGCGGCACAGCCCTGCGCAGGTCCAACGAACGCCTGAACCGGCTTGACTACTTTGAAACCGTTGAGATTGAACCTGTACCCACAGAATCCGATGAAGAGCTGGACCTGGTGGTCCGGGTGGCTGAGCAGCCCACTGGAATCCTTTCAGCCGGGGCTGGCTACTCTTCATATGACCGGGTATTTTTCACAGGCATGATCCAGCAGCGCAACCTCTTTGGAAAAGGCTACAGCCTGGGCTTCAGCGGATCATTCGGTCGAAGAACCACCAGTTATGACCTGAGTTTCTGGAACCCCTATTTCCGGGATTCCAACCTGGGCCTGGGTGGTGACCTGTACTGGATCGACGACGAATACTTCACCTATGACAAGAAAACCAGGGGCGGCAGAGTCAGGTTTTCCTACCCTCTGGGTGAATACACCAATCTTTACTGGCACTACCGCCTGGACAAGTCCACCATTGACAACCTTTCCAGAAATGTACACCGGGATATCCGCGAGCTGAAGGGTGACCGCTGGGCCAGCTCGGTTTATGTGGCTGCGTCCAGGGATACCACTGACAGGAGAATGAATCCCTCCAGGGGAACCATAAACACCTTGTCTGTGGAGCATGCCGGGGGAATCATCGGCGGAGATGACAACTTTGTAAAATACATCTACAAATCTGATTACTACCGCCCCCTGTTCTGGCGGACAGTTTTTCACTGGCGCGGTCAGGCCGGTTACATCATGAAGAATACCAGTGAAAAAATACCCAATTATGAATTGTTTGCCCTGGGTGGAATAAACAGCGTTCGCGGCTACTCAGCCAGGAAAATTGCACCCAGGTATGAGGATAACGAGGTCAAGGGCGGGGATAAGCATTTTTTCACCAACTTTGAACTCATTTTCCCATTGAATGAGGATATCGGCCTCATGGGGCTGGTCTTTTTTGACGCCGGTGAGGTCTGGGATGTTGGGGAACGGGTTGACTTTGACCTGTATAAAAGTGTGGGAACCGGTATAAGATGGTATTCCCCCCTGGGTCCCATCAGGGTGGAATACGGCTACGGACTTGACCGGCTGGATGGGAAAAGGCATAGCAGAGTGGAGTTCAGTGTTGGACAGATTTTTTAG
- a CDS encoding OmpH family outer membrane protein → MRKIGIFFMAFILFSGPAWAEDKMAYVEVQRVLETSEPGRAALGTLTQRFEDMRAELDRERADLERLRQEMQQQSLVLSQDAQQDLESELRAKVREFQEMFQAYQARMQQEEQELSDPIIDVLFDVINDYGEKEGYTIIFDAQSSGIIYASDALNITETIIEELNKAWAAKN, encoded by the coding sequence ATGAGAAAAATCGGAATCTTTTTCATGGCCTTTATCCTGTTTTCCGGCCCAGCCTGGGCTGAAGACAAAATGGCCTACGTGGAAGTCCAGAGGGTTCTGGAAACTTCAGAGCCGGGCAGGGCCGCCCTGGGCACCCTTACCCAGAGATTCGAAGACATGCGGGCGGAACTTGACCGGGAAAGGGCTGACCTGGAAAGGCTGCGTCAGGAAATGCAGCAGCAAAGCCTGGTCCTCAGTCAGGACGCCCAGCAGGATCTTGAATCCGAACTCAGGGCCAAGGTCAGGGAATTTCAGGAAATGTTTCAGGCCTATCAGGCCAGGATGCAGCAGGAAGAGCAGGAACTGTCTGATCCTATCATTGACGTGCTTTTTGACGTCATCAATGACTATGGGGAAAAAGAGGGCTACACCATTATTTTTGACGCCCAGTCCAGCGGGATCATCTATGCTTCCGACGCCCTGAACATCACAGAGACCATAATTGAAGAACTGAACAAGGCCTGGGCAGCTAAAAATTAA